A single window of Ornithorhynchus anatinus isolate Pmale09 chromosome 3, mOrnAna1.pri.v4, whole genome shotgun sequence DNA harbors:
- the SNX32 gene encoding LOW QUALITY PROTEIN: sorting nexin-32 (The sequence of the model RefSeq protein was modified relative to this genomic sequence to represent the inferred CDS: inserted 1 base in 1 codon): MEENQGTAPDREPCSVTVDLQGDSLLQVEISDAVSERDRVKFTVQTKSCLPHFAQAEFSVVRQHEEFIWLHDAYTDNQDYAGIIIPPAPPKPDFEVSREKLQKLGEGDSSVTREEFAKMKQELEGEYLAIFKKTVAMHEVFLQRLAAHPTLRRDHNLYVFLEYGQDLSVRGKNRKELLGGFLRNIVKSAXEALITGVSGLKEVDDFFEHERTFLLEYHTRIRDACLRADRVMRSHKCLAEDYIPISAALSSLGTQEINQLKTSFLKLAELFERLRKLEGRVASDEDLKLSDMLRYYMRDSQAAKDLLYRRLRALADYENANKALDKARMRNREVQPAETHQQLCCRRFERLSDSAKQELTDFKSRRVSAFRKNLVELAELELKHAKASTMLLRTTLLALKGEP, translated from the exons cCGTGCTCCGTGACGGTGGACCTGCAGGGAGACAGCTTGCTGCAGGTGGAGATCTCCGATGCCGTGAGCGAGCGGGACAGGGTGAAATTCACCGTCCAGACCAAG AGCTGCCTGCCGCACTTTGCTCAGGCCGAGTTCTCAGTGGTACGCCAGCACGAAGAGTTCATCTGGCTGCACGACGCCTACACGGACAACCAGGATTACGCCGGCATCATC ATTCCCCCGGCTCCACCGAAACCAGACTTTGAGGTCTCCCGGGAAAAGCTTCAGAAATTGGGGGAAGGGGACAGCTCTGTCACCCGAGAAGAGTTTGCCAAGATGAAACAGGAACTGGAGGG gGAGTACCTGGCCATCTTCAAGAAGACGGTGGCCATGCACGAGGTGTTCCTCCAGCGCTTGGCAGCCCATCCCACCCTGCGGCGCGACCACAACCTCTACGTCTTCTTGGAATACGGCCAGGAC CTGAGCGTGCGAGGGAAGAACCGCAAGGAGCTGCTGGGAGGATTCCTGAGGAACATCGTCAAGTCGG ACGAGGCCCTGATCACGGGCGTGTCGGGCCTCAAG gAAGTGGATGACTTCTTTGAGCACGAGCGGACGTTCCTGCTGGAATACCACACCCGCATCCGGGACGCCTGCCTGCGTGCCGACCGCGTCATGCGTTCACACAAGT GTCTGGCCGAGGATTACATCCCCATCTCGGCCGCGCTGAGCAGCCTGGGCACGCAGGAGATCAACCAGCTGAAGAC GAGTTTCCTCAAGTTGGCTGAGCTCTTTGAGCGTCTGCGG AAGCTGGAAGGGCGGGTGGCCTCGGATGAGGATCTGAAGCTGTCCGACATGCTCAGATATTACATGAGAGACTCTCAGGCCGCCAAG GACCTGCTTTACCGGCGTCTGCGGGCTCTGGCCGACTACGAGAACGCCAACAAGGCCCTGGACAAGGCCCGAATGAGGAACCGCGAAGTCCAGCCAGCAGAGACGCACCAGCAGCTGTGCTGCCGGCGCTTCGAGCGCCTGTCGGACTCTGCCAAGCAGG AGCTCACAGACTTCAAGTCCCGCCGCGTGTCCGCCTTCCGCAAGAATCTCGTCGAGTTGGCGGAGTTGGAACTCAAGCATGCCAAG